A genome region from Panicum virgatum strain AP13 chromosome 4K, P.virgatum_v5, whole genome shotgun sequence includes the following:
- the LOC120703626 gene encoding RING-H2 finger protein ATL39-like: MQLAMSPDSLLFFCSVAASAAAAFALVSLYRHLAHRRAQASSDDGLVALAAAGGDGSEDELLPLSAAAAGLPAFMYNRLVRHSGKGAGSTECAVCLGTIQVGAMVKLLPACGHVYHRDCIDLWLSSRCTCPLCRRRVGNAAAPGQEPSRQLAQPSPA, from the coding sequence ATGCAGCTCGCGATGTCACCGGACAgcctcctcttcttctgctccgtcgcggcgtcggcggccgccgccttcgccctTGTCTCGCTGTACAGGCACCTCGCGCACCGGCGAGCCCAGGCCTCCTCAGACGACGGGCTCGTCGCCCtggcggcggctggaggcgatgGCTCAGAGGATGAGCTCCTGCCGctgagcgccgcggcggcggggctccccGCGTTCATGTACAACCGGCTGGTCAGGCACAGCGGCAAGGGTGCCGGCTCGACCGAGTGCGCGGTCTGCCTCGGCACCATCCAGGTCGGCGCCATGGTGAAGCTGCTGCCGGCCTGCGGCCATGTCTACCACCGCGACTGCATCGACCTGTGGCTGTCATCGCGCTGCACGTGCCCGCTCTGCCGGCGCAGGGTCGgcaacgccgccgcgcccggccaGGAGCCAAGCCGGCAGCTCGCCCAACCTTCCCCAGCCTAG